The genomic DNA CCAGATCGGCGATCGGCTGGCTGTCCCACCGGAGGCGCGGCTCGCGCGGGTGGTGGTCCTCCAGGAAGCCCTCGACCGACTCGGCGCGGCCGTCCCGCAGCCGGGGGAACGCCGGGAGCCGCCCGGCCACCTCCGCCGGCCCGTGACAGCCGGCGCACCGCCGGCCGAAGAGCCGCTCGCCGCGTCTGGCGCTCGCCACGAGCCGAGCGATTCGGTCGGGGAACACCGGCTGGCCCAGGGCGACCCCGGGGGTCACCGCGAGGCCGGCGCCGAGGTCGGTCAAGTAGGCCGTGATGGCAGTCGCCGCGCGCCGGGGGTCGGCCACCCGGTAATGAAGGGCCACCGCCTCGGCGGTCGCCTGGAGCAGCGTCATGACGCGGGCGTGAGGCGGCGGTAGCGGCCGGAGCTTGGGGAAGCTCGCCGCCCAGCCGCGAATCGCCTCGGGGTCGTGATGGCACGTTGCGCAGGCGACCGGGTTGCCGGGATCCGGCGAGACGCGCCACCAGCGGGCGCCCTCGGCGACGAGGTCTTCTTCGCCCTCGGCCGGCGCCGCCCAGACGAGGAGGAGGGCTGCCACGACCGCCAGGCGTCTCACGAGGGCCGCGAGTGCCGGATCGTGAGGATGCCGACGGTCAGGAAGCCCGTGGCGTACAGAGCGAGGAAGGGGAGCGCCCCGTAATTCCCCTCGCGCCAGAAGAGCCACGTGGTCCAGGCGCAGTAGAGGCCGAGCAGGATCTCGACCAGGCTCCCCACGCGCCGCCGGTCGACGTAGGCCTTCCCGCGCCATTGCCCGCCCTCGGGGCCAATCCCGAACTTCGGCGTGCGGACGAACTCGCGATCACAGCTCCAGAAGGCGCTCAGCACCGCCAGCGTGGTGCTCCAGGCCACCCCGACCCCGATCGTCATGATCGTCGGGAGTCGCCAGGCGTAGCGCCGCCAGTCGGGGTAGAGCACGCGCTGGCCGTAGACGAGCATCGTGCCGGGTCCGAAGGTGGCCACCCCGATCGCGACGGCGACCGCCGCCACGAGCAGGGGCGAGAGCTCGACCTCCCGCAGGCCGAGCACGGGGGCGGAGAGCAGCACGATCGTGAGCATGAGGGGGTGGATCATGTAGTAGGTGAGGTGCACCGCCGCCTGGTACTTGACCCAGACCGGGAGGGAGGAGCGCAGCACGGTGGGCAGGAGCTTGCGCGCCGTCTGGATCGAGCCTTTCGCCCAGCGCCGCTGCTGCGACTTGAAGCCGGTGATCAGGACCGGCAGCTCGGCCGGGCAGACGATCTCCGGCCGGTAGACGATCCGCCAGCCGCGGAGCTGGGCTCGGTAGCTCAGGTCGAGGTCCTCGGTGAGCGTGTCGTGCGTCCAGCCGCCGGCATCCTCGATCGCCGTCTTGCGCCAAACGCCCGCAGTCCCGTTGAAGTTCAGCAGGAGCTTCGCCCAGCAGCGCCCGGACTGCTCCACCGCGAAGTGGCCGTCGATGCCGATCGACTGGGCCATGGTCAGCACAGAGAACTCACGGTTCAGGTGCCCCCAGCGGGCCTGCACCACCGCCACCGTCGGATCGGCGAAGTGCGGGATGGCGCGGCGAAGGAAGTCGGCCGCTGGCACGAAGTCGGCGTCGAAGACGGCGACGAACTCGCCGCGGGCCTCCTTGAGGCCCGCCTCCAGCGCCCCGGCCTTGAAGCCGGCGCGCTCCGTCCGGTGGAGGTGCACGACGTTGATCCCCTCGGCACGCAGGCGGCGAGCGACCTCGGCCAGGATGCTCGTCGTGTCGTCGTCGGAGTCGTCGAGGACCTGGATCTCGAGTCGGTCGGCCGGGTAGTCGAGGCGGGCGACCGCTCCGAGGAGCCGCTGGGCGACATAGCGCTCGTTGTAGAGGGGAAGCTGCACCGTGACCGGGGGCCATACGGCCGGCGGCGATGGGGCGGGCGCCGCCTCGGCTCGGCGCCGGTGCCGGGCGTGGAGGACGACGAGGATGTAGGCGTTGAGCCCGTAGAGGAACAGGCCGAGCAGCACGGCCAGATAGGCGAGGCCCACGACCAATTGGATCGCCGACATGCGCACGATGGGTACGTCGGCTAGGGGGCTCGGCTGAGGACCCACCGTGTCTCCAGAGCCGCTCTCCGGCCAGCGCGTCCGGCTAGAGGGTCGAGACGACGGTCGTGCAGGCGCTTCCGAGCTTCGGCAGGTCCGCAACTGCGGCGGGCTCCCAGTCGATCACGACGCGGTCCCGGCGGGCGAATGGGCAGTACGGGTCGGCCTCGTGGAGCTTGCCCAGGACCGCCCGTCGGCCCGCGCAGCCGCCCCGGCACGGACAGCCGATGCAGGCGGCCGGCATCTCACGGGCCGCGACGAACTCCGCGCTCCCGGCGATCCCCTCCCCCAGCCGCTCGAGGTCCGCGAGCGTCAACTGGCTGGTCGGCCAGTAGGTGCACGGCAGGACCCGGCCGTCGGGGGCGACGCGGACCGTGCTCCGGCCGCACCCGGGCCCGGCGAAGCCCGGCCACCCGAGGACGGCGGCGAGCACGGGCTCGGTCGTCGCCACCAGGCGGGCGGCGCCGAGCAGCCGGCGGAAGCCCTCCCAGAACTCCTCGTAGCTCAGCGTGAAGCGGTCGGTCTTCGCCGGCTGATAGATGTTGACCCGGAGGTTCGCGCCGCAGGCGGCGGCGACCCGGGCGAGGTCGGCCAGCCGGTTGTAATTGGTTCGCATCATCACCGCGGTGACCGTGGCCGGCACGCCGAGCGTCGCGCAGCGCTCGATCCCGGAATGGACCGCGCGCCAATTCCCGGCGCCGCGGAAGGCGTCGTGCTCGCGCTCGGAGGGGAAGTCCAGCGAAAACTCGACACTGTGAAAGCGCTTGACCGCGTCGTCGGGGAGGACGTCCAGGCTCAGGCTGTTGGAGGTCATGCTCGTCTTGATGCCGCGCTCCCAGAGCGTCTCGAGGATGGCCCGATAGTCGGGGTGGAGACCGTTCTCGCCGACGCCCAGGTTCATCGACCGGATCGGGATGCTCGCGCACACGCGCTCGACGTCCTCCAGCGTCAACCGGTCGATCACCATGTCCGGCCGGTAGCAGTGCGGACACCGGAGGTTGCACTCGTTGGTCAGCCCGATGCCGACGGAGAACGCCATCCCGCTTCCTCCCTCCCGGTTTCCGTGGTGAGCGATCATGGCGCGACGAACCTGTAGCCTTGGCCGTGCGCGGTGAGGATGTGCACGGGATGCTCGGGATCTCCCTCCAGCTTCTGTCGGAGCCGCAGGACGTGCGTGTCGACCGTCCGGGTCGTGGGGAACCGCTCGTATCCCCACACCTCGTCGAGGAGCCGGTCGCGAGTGATGACCTCCCCCGGGTGCTCGACCAGGTAGTGGAGCAGGTCCAACTCTTTCCGCGTGAGGCGGATCTCCCGGCCGGCCTTGAAGACCTGACGGGCCCGAAAGTGGAGCCGGACATCACCGAAGGCGAACTCCTCGAGCCGCTGCCGGGGCCCCGGCCGCCGGAGCACCGCCCGCACCCGCGCCAGCAGCTCGCGGAGCGAGAACGGCTTGGTGACGTAGTCGTCGGCGCCCAGCTCCAACCCCAGCACCCGGTCGACCTCCTCCCCCCGGGCCGTCAGCATGACGACCGGGAGGTCGCGCCCCTTCTGGCGGAGCCCCCGGAGAACGTCCCAGCCGCTCATCTTCGGCATCATGATGTCGAGGATGATGAGGTCCGGGCCCTCCTTCAAGGCCAGGGTCAGCCCATCGGCGCCGTTCGTCGCCGACAGTGTTTGGTAGCCCTCGAAGCGGAGGTTGTCCTCGAGACCGCGCACCATCTCCGGCTCGTCATCGACGATCAGGATCCGCGGCACGCCGGCTCCTCATCCGGACCGGAGCGAGGCGAGCGGGAGCCACAGGGTGAAGCGGCTCCCCGCGCCGGGTCGGCTGTCGACGGTGACCCGCCCGCCGTGCGCCTCCGCGATGTGGCGCACCAGGGCGAGGCCGACCCCGCTCCCCCGACGTCCCTGGGTGTCGCTGCGACCCACCCGGTAGAACTTCTCGAAGATCCGCGCCTGCTCCTCCCGGGGGATCCCGATTCCCTCGTCGGCCACCGAGAGCGCGAGGGAGTCATCCTGGATCCGCGCGTCCACTCGGAGCACCTTCCGCCCCACCGAGTACTTGATGGCGTTGTCCACGAGGTTCGCCAGCGCCTGGCCCACCGCGTCGGCGTCCATCGGCACCTCGGGCAGGTCGGATGCGACCGTCACCTCGACGGCGAAGCCCTGCTGCGCCAGCGGATAGTCGAACACCTCCAGCGTTTCGCGCACCAGCGGGTCCACCGGCGTCGGTGAAAGGTCGTATCGCCGGCGGCCGCCCTCGATGCGAGAGAAGTCCAGGACGTTGTCGATCAGCCGGGAGAGGCGCTCGGCCTCGCGCGTGATGACGCGGTAGTATTCCTGCCGCTTCGCCTCGTCAGGGAGCCGACCCATCTCCAGGGTCTCGCCGAACATCCGGATGAGCGAGAGCGGCGTCTTCAGGTCGTGCGAGACGTTTGCCACGAAGTCCGCCTTGAGCCGCACCATCTCCGTCTCCCGCCGCACCAGCCGGTA from Candidatus Methylomirabilota bacterium includes the following:
- a CDS encoding glycosyltransferase; protein product: MSAIQLVVGLAYLAVLLGLFLYGLNAYILVVLHARHRRRAEAAPAPSPPAVWPPVTVQLPLYNERYVAQRLLGAVARLDYPADRLEIQVLDDSDDDTTSILAEVARRLRAEGINVVHLHRTERAGFKAGALEAGLKEARGEFVAVFDADFVPAADFLRRAIPHFADPTVAVVQARWGHLNREFSVLTMAQSIGIDGHFAVEQSGRCWAKLLLNFNGTAGVWRKTAIEDAGGWTHDTLTEDLDLSYRAQLRGWRIVYRPEIVCPAELPVLITGFKSQQRRWAKGSIQTARKLLPTVLRSSLPVWVKYQAAVHLTYYMIHPLMLTIVLLSAPVLGLREVELSPLLVAAVAVAIGVATFGPGTMLVYGQRVLYPDWRRYAWRLPTIMTIGVGVAWSTTLAVLSAFWSCDREFVRTPKFGIGPEGGQWRGKAYVDRRRVGSLVEILLGLYCAWTTWLFWREGNYGALPFLALYATGFLTVGILTIRHSRPS
- a CDS encoding radical SAM protein, with the protein product MAFSVGIGLTNECNLRCPHCYRPDMVIDRLTLEDVERVCASIPIRSMNLGVGENGLHPDYRAILETLWERGIKTSMTSNSLSLDVLPDDAVKRFHSVEFSLDFPSEREHDAFRGAGNWRAVHSGIERCATLGVPATVTAVMMRTNYNRLADLARVAAACGANLRVNIYQPAKTDRFTLSYEEFWEGFRRLLGAARLVATTEPVLAAVLGWPGFAGPGCGRSTVRVAPDGRVLPCTYWPTSQLTLADLERLGEGIAGSAEFVAAREMPAACIGCPCRGGCAGRRAVLGKLHEADPYCPFARRDRVVIDWEPAAVADLPKLGSACTTVVSTL
- a CDS encoding response regulator transcription factor, with the translated sequence MPRILIVDDEPEMVRGLEDNLRFEGYQTLSATNGADGLTLALKEGPDLIILDIMMPKMSGWDVLRGLRQKGRDLPVVMLTARGEEVDRVLGLELGADDYVTKPFSLRELLARVRAVLRRPGPRQRLEEFAFGDVRLHFRARQVFKAGREIRLTRKELDLLHYLVEHPGEVITRDRLLDEVWGYERFPTTRTVDTHVLRLRQKLEGDPEHPVHILTAHGQGYRFVAP